From the genome of Nicotiana tabacum cultivar K326 chromosome 2, ASM71507v2, whole genome shotgun sequence:
GGGAAATTAAATCTAGTTTTACAACGCTAAGCTGGAATGCCTTTCTGCCAAAGTCTATTACAGTTGCATTATTGTCGTAAACTAAAAGACTACTCAACGTTGATCTCATCGAATTACGGGCTTATGACTACCGTTAACTATAAGTATATTAATTTGGTTCCATTTCTCAAAAAATTTTTGTTTATGACTTACTCCAAAGTCCCGATATGTTAATTCTCATCGATCACAAGGAGTCTTTCAATATGTACCATATGTAGGATATTGTTTTCCAAGTCCCAATgtgttctttttttcttcttcttttttttcttttacctcCTCCCCGCTCCCTTTGTTGGAGTTATTACTCATttatgactcgaactcacaactctGAGATTGCAAGGGTGTGGGGTGCTGACCTTCTGAGCTAACACCCTAGAAACCCATAATAAAGTTGGAATCATACTTGACAAAGTATACCACACCttctaaaaattataaaacatgcTACAAAAGGTAGTGTTCCTCAATTAGTTAACCATACGGCTCAAACTAATGAGAGACAATTTGGTTAATGCAACTTTTTGTAAGAATATTTTTTtcctgaaaaaaatatttttttccatttGCTCCTTGAAAAAAGAAAGCCGTTGTTTTGCTTTGTTTGCCGGATTGATACGCTTTCTTTTCTAAAAATCCTTCTCTCATAGGTCATTACATTTCAGGCCATTTAAGATCGTTTAAAGGGCCTTATATTATAAAGTATAAAGAAAGTCAAGATTGTTCTTACGGAGAAAAGCCTACTTACTTGCTCTTGCTGCTTTTAATTTAAGAGCAAGTCGGTGAAATTTGTAGCTTCTCCCCACCCGTAGAAAAAGTGCTTCTACTGCTGCATAAAATCACTTTTAGtttttggccaaacatgctaaacctaagaaaaaaaaaatcgtttTAGAATAAAAAGTGCATTTAGCTTCCCTGGAgtttggccaaataaaaaatcgAGGTTTTAGGTCTACAAGGCTTTTTACAATgttgaatttaagaaaatatctTTTTTAGATCTTTTACGTGTAAAAGAaagatctcttatgtgtaaaaacAAATCTCTCATGTATAAAAAAAAGAGATGAGATCATAAAACTAAATACAAGTTTGTAACGAGGAAAAAACCAATTGACCCAAATCACTCAGTTATAATTAGTCCGTGAACCAATTAAAAGCGAGTTCCTCAAATGGTATTAGTAAGTAGTAACACATAGCAAGAACAAGTCAACACAGAAATTCCAGCATTTTTAACCCGAAAATAAGAGGGGAAAAAACACGATGCCGATAAAACTTTGAAGCAAAAAAGAACTGAAGAGCTCAATTAATGAAATATCTAAAGCTGTTAACATGTAAATAATTTATTACTATAACAATTACTTTTCAATTAAATATACTTAATTTAACATCGAACATACTTCGAAAGTTTGAGATTCTAAGAATCGGATACTTCAAGTTGGGATCAGTTTGCGCGTATTAGTTGAGGTGaaggggcggagctagagtgtcgagagcgggttcggccgaacccagtagctttgatTCGAACTTtctatttgtcttaaaaaattcattgactatatataaattattaatttagaacccaataacttaaagTGATTAAAATCTCAAACTCATAAGTTtgaaattctggctccgcctctgTTGAGGCGCATGGCTCCGCCCCTGAAATGAGAGTCTCACTTCAATCGAAACCCATATTCTTGCAATGCCTGCCATGATAATGAGAAAGATATCAAAATAACATTGCTTTCCAACATAATCTACCTTAACAGATAATAACAACTGGTATCCAATTTTTAGTGAAGCATAAGCTAAGATACACAAGAGATTAGACTTCGTGCATCCTCGCAAAGAGGCAATCTTTCCCTCGTGAAGCCTCGACGTTTTCTATCTTGATAGTATAATGCAAAACCCATCatctaaagaaagaaaaatggtaGTACTACATAAATTGCAATGACTTTCTCGGGGGGAAAAATAGCATTGGCAGATTGATGCGAAGGAATACTGTAAAAAGGGCTAGCCCCGAACTCTCCTCCTTGTTAACACGACCAACTTTAGACATCTTTTCAGCTTGCTTTCTCTGAATTCATcaacacaaaaataatatttataaaaaaaaaaaaaatcaagtgttGGTAGTTTGCATATCTGAATTGAGAATATAATTGGTAATTCAAAGAtgtattaaaaaatttataatcAGAGCTAGAGGACAGTTCTAAACTTTCCTTTGCCTAAATACGAAATAATTCATTTAGATGTATCCTTTTTGGATGCTTTGGCTAAGCTAAAGTGTCTTATAGCAATATATGCATCTGGTTGAAGGGCTACACAGCTGATTTGATACAGTATGTTCAAGGAAATGAAACCATTTACCATAGTTCTTTACAAGACATGAAACTTTCTAACAATATGATAAGTGATAACTAAACCACCAACCTTAATGATTATATTGAAATGTCAGTTCCAGATGTTACTGTTCCATTATCATTGTGTCGTTTCTTATACGGTCGACCACAAAGCACACGTTTTGCCCAATGTATATTTACCAACAATTcgttttttgaaaaagaaaaagaatcataATGCTCCACTTTACCAGCAAGTATCCTTGCGAAAAGGCTATCTTTAATTTCTCTCGTGCTGTGCCCGAcgcttttcattttcttttgctaatCCAAGACCAAGAGCTATcggctaaaaaaaaaagaaaaatggccATAAATATATTGCTATGGCATTCTAGAAATATAAGCGATGCCAGATTGATGTGAAGGAATACCACACAATAATGCATATGGTTGTatttgttagtcccgccaatattgctatatttgtaaataataattctcggaaatataagttatcgtaatgaaacagtaaataattcgagcccactgaattcacagtgtttccttaaggaatttaatcccctcctagtacccaaggttatggattatttcctcccaggatagaacgaatcacacactggtgtagcggtacttcaaaccccagtgtttcagcgaacacaaagttcggtagcaaatcacacttacagttgctttgtttgaagttaaaacaatgcagaacaaaggagtagaaactcagaaaatcgtatggaaatgctgagaggaaggagtgcaatgtatagccaaagttgagcgttttcagtttggtgtctttcttcaacagctgctgcacatatttatagcaaTCAGCTTTaaagatgaacgaccctccacactccatggtggagcatgcactagcttgtttgtggagcaagcacttggccatggtgggaagagcattaggcggctgctattaCAGTTGGTGGTCAATACAACAAGCACTTGGCCACAGATTggaaattaatcaatcaatcgatcatttgaccaaagccgaagccgaagccgaagccgagcgaacgacgacgacgacggcgcgaggcttgcttttttcttaactctttaagagctacaagaagagcaattatatatatactcaccaaaaatcttttcctcttccaatatgggacaatgtctcattgtcaagagcttccaatatgggacaatgtctcattgtcaagagggggaaacttaaaattttactcaaaaattttatttttccctccatttctcgttcaccctcattttaagactatttcatcttaaataacaaaaacttCAACAATATTTGGGGCGGgtagaattcaattccgactgaGGTTCCACGTGTCCCAATGAAATGATGCCATCACATTAAAAAAGAGACCACACAATATTCCATTCGTTGCGGGAATGTTTATAGACCGAAAGATATGTTATATGCAATTTTGGACCAAAAAGTGGACGGAGAACAAAAGTAAACCATTTACCAAATGATAGGGGTATTTTTAGCCCTTTTCAGTCAAAATTTTGATCCTCCAATTTCGATTAACTGCTAAAGATAAGTTTGAGTGTTTCAACAATCCCGCTCTAAAAATTGGATCTGAGCAGTAGCTAAATTGATGTAAAATACTTGCTCTCATTGCGTTTGGTATCTAATGCTTAGTCCATGTACCATAAAAAACAAGTTGAAGCAAATGATACTGAAGGTAAAGACGAAAAAAAATATACAATGATAGGACATGAAGTAAAAAGCGAGAAGTGAAGCGCTCAATCAATGAAACATTAAAATATATGCATCCAACGTACAATAGTATCAATGTTAACCAAACTCCTAATGTTAAGAGATTTAAGGAATTGCGCGTCATTATTTAGAGACGCTCCCATCAGTAAACAACCCTGGGAGTTGCTTTCGTCGAGCACTCTATTGTTGCAATGCCTGCCACAATAATGAGATTTAAGAGATCAAAAATAACATGTGCTTTCAAACATAATATCGTTAACATTATCTACCTTAACAAACAATAATAAGTGGGTGTCCAAGTATTTATCACACTTCCTAATGAAATATAGAAATCTTGCTTTACCGCCTTGTATccttccaaaaatgccatcttTCTCTGATGATGTGCCTGACTTGTTTTATGTTGATTGAATATTGCAAGACCTATCatctaaacaaagaaaaatggtAGTCATAAGTAAATTGCAATGGCGTTCTAGAAAAGAAAATAGCATTGCCAGATTGATGTAAAGGAATATACTATAAGAATGCACTTGGCTAGCCCTGAATGTCCCTCCTCCTCAAGACGACCACCTTTGACCATATTCTTTTCGCCTTCGTTTCTCTGAATTCCACCCCAAAAAAGGAAGTTCAAGTGTTAGTAGTTTGTATATCTAAACTGAGAGTAGAATTGCTGATTTGAAGATGTATTAAGAAACATTACAATCAGAATTCAGAGCTAGGGAACATTGTTTTTTTTGTTAACAAGGGAACCCGCAGCTGCTACCCTTTGGGTGCGCATAGGGTAAACCTCGCTCCTGTGTAATAGCTCGCAAACCACACAAGAGGTAAACCGCACTAGGCATGTCCCGTACGACGGGCTCGACCGAGGAGGTATGCAAGCAGGATTCGAACCGTAGACCTCCCATACTTTTCAGTGTTCAACctaaatatgaaataatttattTACCTGAGCCATTCCTGTGATGGATCAATGAAACTTGGGGTTCAACCCAGAAGCTATAGGTTTTGATACAGTCTTCAATGGAAGGGCAACACGATTGAGTACTGGCATCATAATGATAACAAGATGAGTGCAGGTAAAAATTCTTGAAGCTGATTAATTGAAATATATAAGAACAAAAACTCATGAATGAAAAGTGCAagtaaaacatttttttttccctttttaatgcTTAACAAGGAAAAAAAGTGTTTTACCTACACCATATCTgtgatatttttccttttttttttttgtaaattttagtCAAGGTATAAGTGAGGCTGATCTTCTCTAATTTCCACAAGTTTGTCAAAAAGAAGTAACTGATCAATCTAATAGATAAGTACAGTCCAATAATCTTAATCATTTTGAATAAGGAATCAGAGTTAGATGCAGGGGAATTTCGCCCTTTAGCCCTAAATCAGTTCTTATGTTCCAATTtacgtgaacctatttcctttttggtctgttccaaaatgaacgacccctttctaaatttggtaataatttagcttaaacttacaactACCTCagtgagaaacttttataaccacaaaaaTACTGTGGCTTGTTTAgcaccacaaattccaaaaatattcattttttcttaaacttcgtgccaaatcaaacaggttcacataaattgtaACGGAGGGAATACTATTTTACAATCTGATAGTATATTGTTGCAGAATTCTGCAGCGATTACCTAAAAGTCATAGGCCGTAAGAACATATTATAATCACAATGCGGGGGGCGATTTATAGTTTAACGGAGTAAGTTGAACCGATCCAGTAGATTCGGCTCACACACTATCTATATGTGTTAAGAATTcactagataaatacaaataatatgttagaaaaacaaaaaaaatcgaaTGAACTATGGGTTCAAAAGATTCTAAACTTATAAAGTTAAAATACTGAATAGATTCTGATCACAATAAGATAACATCACATGAACTAAGAAAGACTTACTTGTCATTTTGATTGATTGTGAGAAGGGAAAAGCCCTAGGCTTTGTTATGCTCTGTTTTATAATCTCAACGACAAACTTTTGAACTTTGTGTTTTGGACTTTAGAAAGAAAGTTTAAATAAATATACCCTTCTAATTTCATATATTGTCAACATTtaacctccgttatactatcAGGCCAAATTTAACCCTACCAttatactatcgggccaaatttatccctacaattagcaaacttttaaaaataatccttgatctgttaagtaattcaaaatctcccaattttttttttatttaaatcacttgtttttcttgctccattattttcaaaaattactatTGATGTGAATGTTTAAGTTActagactatacaaattattcattttttttaattaccaatgcacccatttctcttcttgtaataaataaaattgatttaaaattttatttatttttcaatcataTACACACCGTAGAATTTAGTGGAtctatttattgtgtattatatgCAGCTGATCATCATGTATCTAcatgtatattcaaatatattttatcaTTGTCTGGTTAGTATAGAGTTCgatcgactaacttaagagtgcacaatgtgtaggcatttaattaaagcaattagacaatgtaaagtctccgagaaacttcaacttcaatcactaatacttgcaaagtctcCATACATTTGGTGCAACGAACTCATTAAAATTGGGATGTTGTAAATAGTTTTAGAATTTAGAAAAGCTAcctattttatatttttcaatttactatactttatttattcggttatattatttaatatttttttctcttattttttttctctaattcaGAAAGCAGGTAAATgccaattatttcaaaaatagtggatcaagaagaacaacaagtaatttaaataaaaaaaatttgggagattttggattacttaacagaTCAAGGGGTACTTTTAAAAGTTTGTTGATTATATGGGTAAATTTGGTCCGATAGTATAACGGTAGggggtaaatttggcccgatagtataacggaggttaAATATAGACAATATATGAAAATAGGGGGTACATTTGGCCCTTTTCCCTTAAATAAAAGATTTCGGGGAGCCGGTCATTTCTTTTCGCGGGTTTTAAGGGTTGTTAGTTGGGCTTTAGTGGGCTGGTTTGTTGTGTTATTGGGTTGTTTCCACTGGTAGCCACTTTTAAGTctactatttaaaatatatccataatttataatgtatttaaagatttgACAAGTCGTCCAAACTTCATAAATAAGTATCCTaaatttttgagctgctaatttggAATTGAGGACTTAGTGTCCTAAATTTTTGAGTTGTTAATTTGAAATTCAAGAAGAAATGTCCTGAATTTCTGAATTGATAATTTAAAATTCAGATTTAAGTGTCCTGAATTTCTGAactgctaatttaaaattcaggacataaatttctaatttttggaCACAATATTCGAACTTTAGGATACGACGTCCTGAAGTTTGAGCGAATcggctaatctttaaatatattataaaccGTGAATATAACTTTTGACtttaaattttgggattttttcattcctatacactatttgaaaccttattacgaaaaatgttcatgttttggtatttacccgacctaaacacatttttcttacaaaatgtATACAATCCATCTTAAAAAGTTTTCAATCCATTATTTGTGCCTTCAATCAAGGAATTTAGTTacaccattttcctttttttctctcctctctccccTCTTACAACAAACAAGCTTCGTAAACTCTTCTGAACATGAGTCATTGATAGCTTCGTAAACCAACCCATTCCCAAGCTTTTTAGTATCGATTTGCAGTAAGTACAAATCATCCTTAACATTCAGGAAAAAGTTCAGCAAAGTTGGTTGAACCTGGTCGAGCTTACTGAGATGTATATAACCAGTGGTTCGGTCAAactccccccccctccccccctccccaaaAGTGCTGTCGGTTTTCTGCAGAAATCACAGTGTTAATTCTGAAACCTATCTTTTGATGAAGAAAAGCAGCTCTCCAGATTGAACTTATATTTAGGGATTTAGAGAATCTAATCCCTCAGATCTCGAGTACCGTCATCCTCTCTTTCTCCCCATATCTCATCTTCTACTACTTTATGGCAAAATATAGAAATCACCACGCTTACTACTTTATGGCAAAATATACATATCCATAATCAACCAGACTTTGGCATGAGAGCTGCTTAATGATATAGAGAAGAGatatgaaaataacaataaacCTTTCATCTCACACCCAACaaatttaaatacaaattttatacaaatatgtcttttgtatattttgtatctgatttatacaaaAAACAAATTGCatacataataattatatattatacaacttatctacaactacaatatcataccacttaactacaatttttatacaaactttatacaatgtattttggatattttgtgtctgatttatacatagtaaaaataaattttatacagctaattatatattatacaacttatatacattatttctaccccagttatatacaactgcAATATCATACAACtgaaatacaatttttatacaatattgttcaactttcatataatatttaaataaaaaatatatatatataaacaacataatacaatttttctataactttactacaatttcgtaag
Proteins encoded in this window:
- the LOC107767839 gene encoding uncharacterized protein LOC107767839, coding for MAQRNEGEKNMVKGGRLEEEGHSGLAKCILIMIGLAIFNQHKTSQAHHQRKMAFLEGYKAVKQDFYISLGSVINTWTPTYYCLLRHCNNRVLDESNSQGCLLMGASLNNDAQFLKSLNIRSLVNIDTIVRWMHIF